The Danio rerio strain Tuebingen ecotype United States chromosome 1, GRCz12tu, whole genome shotgun sequence genome includes a region encoding these proteins:
- the sh3pxd2aa gene encoding SH3 and PX domain-containing protein 2A isoform X14: protein MVLEQYVVVANYERQENSEISLKAGETVDVIEKSESGWWFVSTAEEQGWVPATYLDSQSGTRDDLDLGTSRSGEEEKYVSVQAYASQGKDEIGFEKGVTVEVIQKNLEGWWYIRYQGKEGWAPASYLKKLKDDLSPRKKTLTGPVEIIGNIMEISNLLNKKAVSEKDIQTDGEATTPERHISKSEISLPMPYAPEAGVAPTVVTALGMNSGSSATLQENKSRAEPGSPAIARVAPHRVEIGSPNLRQKPPPRRDANLAFQLPKPPEAPTVEAEYYTIAEFQSSISDGISFRGGQKADVIEKNSGGWWYVQIGDTEGWAPSSYIDKRKKPNLSRRTSTLTRPKVPPPAPPVKKQDSEEGPSLGGSASKAPESPQRVYEEPEYDVPALGFDSELDCNPPKPKTHNSPKPEPRKFEIKSNPAAAERIAQAGKASPLLKVMTSPLRKRNSLENINKEEVIYENEGFRFSSDDFASGCDSHTPRSLTLGRKPFGSSSGGGKPLRKVSPDLNRSHSLGRAERHSSKLFSDESARNPKREPVMRKDVEIRIGQSPLARPKPVVRPKPLLTKSEPQSPERMDISSIRRHLRPTGSLRQGAIRAMRGEDSETASVVSSEDSTSSRSTSDLSSVYSKGSRGGESDHESVLFRTTDAYERAQESELSFPAGVEVEVLEKQESGWWFVRWGSDEGWVPTFYLEPIKHTHNVGIQESRDSPLVDLGSTNKSNSLEKNEQRVQALNNLNQQNLRSMSNPSPPIPSKPPGGFSKPTAMLNGSSVRMRNGVRQAAVRPQSVFVSPPQPLKETNIHTGSLRRNESLGAGDHLRSTGGVRRNSSFTAVRPQPVTDVRVRAGTTITAPAGSSSPLIAQRNGIPISTVRPKPIEKMQLIHNNLREVYVSIADYRGDEETMGFSEGTSLEVLEKNPNGWWYCQVLDGLQGRKGWVPSNYLERKK, encoded by the exons aGGAAAAATATGTCAGCGTCCAGGCTTATGCAAGTCAGGGAAAGGATGAGATCGGGTTCGAGAAAGGAGTAACCGTGGAGGTCATCCAGAAGAACCTGGAGGGATGGTGGTACATCAG GTATCAAGGAAAGGAGGGCTGGGCCCCAGCCTCGTACCTGAAGAAACTGAAAGATGACCTTTCCCCAAGAAAGAAGACTCTTACTGGTCCTGTGGAGATAATTGGAAACATAATGGAGATCAGTAACCTCCTCAACAAGAAGGCCGTAAGTGAGAAGGACATTCAGACTGACGGAGAAGCCACCACCCCTGAGCGCCACATCTCCAAAAGTGAAATAAGTTTACCAATGCCATATGCCCCAGAGGCTGGAGTGGCACCAACAGTCGTCACTGCTTTGGGAATGAACTCTGGATCTAGTGCCACCCTACAGGAGAACAAGAGCAGGGCCGAGCCAGGGTCGCCTGCCATAGCCCGGGTGGCACCGCACAGAGTTGAGATAG GATCTCCAAACCTCAGACAGAAACCTCCTCCTCGGAGAGATGCAAACCTG GCATTCCAGTTGCCCAAACCTCCAGAGGCCCCTACTGTGGAAGCGGAGTATTACACCATAGCAGAGTTTCAATCCAGTATCTCAGATGGCATCAGCTTCCGTGGAGGACAAAAGGCTGAT GTCATAGAAAAGAACTCTGGAGGATGGTGGTATGTCCAGATTGGGGATACGGAGGGCTGggcacccagctcatacattgaTAAACGTAAGAAGCCCAACCTGAGCCGGCGAACCAGCACACTCACACGTCCTAAAGTTCCACCCCCTGCTCCACCAGTCAAGAAACAGGACTCAGAGGAAGGCCCCTCTCTGGGTGGCTCTGCCTCCAAAGCTCCCGAGTCTCCTCAGCGTGTCTATGAGGAGCCAGAATATGATGTTCCTGCCCTTGGTTTTGACTCTGAGCTGGATTGCAATCCTCCAAAACCGAAAACACATAACTCCCCAAAACCAGAGCCCCGTAAGTTTGAAATTAAAAGCAATCCAGCGGCTGCTGAAAGGATTGCACAAGCTGGCAAAGCGTCGCCTTTATTAAAAGTGATGACCTCACCCCTGAGGAAAAGAAACTCTTTAGAGAATATCAACAAGGAGGAGGTGATTTATGAAAATGAAGGCTTCAGGTTCTCCTCTGATGACTTCGCCAGTGGATGTGATTCACATACCCCAAGGAGTCTCACATTGGGTCGCAAACCTTTCGGATCCTCTTCTGGTGGAGGGAAGCCCCTTCGGAAGGTATCGCCGGATCTAAACCGAAGCCACTCTCTTGGCCGTGCTGAGAGACACAGCTCCAAGTTATTTTCCGATGAATCAGCACGCAATCCCAAAAGAGAGCCTGTCATGCGTAAAGATGTGGAGATCCGGATCGGTCAGAGTCCCTTAGCAAGGCCCAAACCAGTGGTGCGACCCAAACCTCTGCTTACAAAGTCAGAGCCACAAAGTCCTGAAAGAATGGACATCAGCAGCATACGCCGTCACCTTCGACCCACCGGAAGCCTTCGGCAAGGAGCAATTCGTGCAATGCGTGGTGAAGACTCCGAGACAGCTTCTGTTGTGTCCTCTGAGGACTCCACTTCCTCAAGAAGTACCTCTGATCTCTCCAGTGTTTATTCAAAGGGTAGCCGAGGTGGAGAATCCGACCACGAAAGTGTGCTCTTTAGGACCACAGATGCCTATGAACGAGCCCAGGAGTCAGAGCTCAGCTTCCCAGCTGGTGTGGAGGTTGAGGTACTGGAGAAGCAGGAAAGTGGATGGTGGTTTGTTCGTTGGGGCAGTGATGAGGGTTGGGTACCTACTTTTTACTTGGAGCCGATTAAACATACCCACAACGTCGGTATTCAAGAATCCCGTGATAGCCCTCTTGTTGATCTAGGAAGCACCAACAAGTCCAATAGTCTTGAGAAAAATGAGCAGCGTGTTCAGGCCCTTAACAACCTCAACCAGCAAAACCTAAGAAGCATGAGCAACCCTAGCCCACCAATCCCATCCAAACCACCAGGGGGATTTAGCAAACCAACAGCAATGCTGAACGGCTCAAGTGTACGGATGCGCAACGGTGTCCGTCAAGCAGCAGTGCGACCACAGTCAGTGTTTGTGTCTCCACCACAGCCCCTAAAGGAAACCAATATCCATACAGGGTCTTTGAGGAGAAATGAATCACTGGGTGCCGGCGACCACTTGAGGTCCACAGGTGGCGTTCGACGAAACTCCTCCTTCACCGCCGTACGACCACAGCCCGTGACCGATGTACGGGTGAGGGCTGGGACCACCATTACAGCTCCCGCCGGAAGCTCAAGTCCATTGATTGCTCAGAGAAACGGGATTCCAATCTCTACAGTAAGACCCAAGCCCATTGAGAAGATGCAGCTCATTCACAACAACCTTCGAGAGGTTTACGTATCCATCGCAGATTATCGCGGAGATGAAGAGACCATGGGTTTTTCAGAGGGCACTTCTCTTGAAGTTTTGGAGAAGAATCCAAATGGATGGTGGTACTGCCAGGTTCTCGATGGTTTACAGGGACGTAAAGGCTGGGTACCTTCTAACTACCTGGAGAGAAAAAAGTAA